From a single Gemmatimonadota bacterium genomic region:
- a CDS encoding M56 family metallopeptidase gives MAAPAFPLPTSAEALELALLLFGEATAVALLAGVLLRLAKQRSAALRAAVGSAATLALLVLPLAQRVAPHWEVPWTGGVAERIAGVSTGPVASSAQRGARQPPALSPVPQPREEPGWTGAEIAQTAPGAGWAWLLPALFLYGWTAGVLMVAFGLVGDEIRRRRLLRGSTPPPPWVADRAEAVGSAVLRRPLRVRMVQGLPSPAATGVWRPTLLLPEEAARWNGARLDAVLHHEVAHLERGDILDHQLGRVAQMLYWPNPLVHGLVRRARAERERACDDRALSQGLAPDHYAQVLLDLVERARGARPVRSVVAMARGRRSPLSERLLAVLDELRDRRPVRRSTVAALTLAFGGLGIVLGGARALAAGRVLPGDVLRALSAVDPAARARAVARLGGFCGPQAQRYAVELLTDSEPAVREAAVGALSDLGSPAALAASFVALRAEVDARARRGMTRALARSRSDQAEAVLMWATHEADPGTRAEAVEALRLRGRLRPATLKELAELQVSDPVAAIRVAALRAIGWSGLERVPQALQRAVSDPDPAVRTAAVELAAEHVDRSAAREALGCLAQDRDPGVRRQAKAVLGGI, from the coding sequence ATGGCGGCCCCTGCGTTTCCTCTCCCCACGAGCGCCGAGGCACTGGAGCTGGCGCTGCTCCTCTTTGGGGAGGCGACCGCCGTGGCCTTGCTGGCTGGAGTGCTCCTGCGCCTGGCCAAGCAGCGATCGGCCGCACTGCGTGCCGCCGTGGGGTCGGCCGCGACGCTCGCGCTGTTGGTGCTCCCCCTCGCTCAGCGCGTGGCTCCCCATTGGGAGGTGCCCTGGACCGGTGGCGTGGCGGAACGGATCGCCGGCGTGAGCACGGGGCCGGTGGCCTCGAGCGCGCAGCGCGGTGCGCGACAGCCGCCGGCCTTGTCCCCGGTGCCGCAACCGCGGGAGGAGCCGGGTTGGACGGGGGCCGAGATCGCGCAGACCGCACCGGGGGCGGGCTGGGCTTGGTTGCTGCCCGCGCTCTTCCTGTACGGGTGGACGGCCGGGGTCCTCATGGTGGCCTTCGGTTTGGTCGGAGACGAGATCCGGCGGCGCAGGCTCCTCCGTGGCTCGACTCCACCCCCCCCATGGGTCGCGGATCGGGCGGAGGCGGTCGGCAGCGCCGTCTTGAGGCGGCCCCTCCGAGTGCGGATGGTCCAGGGACTTCCGTCTCCGGCGGCGACCGGCGTATGGCGACCCACGCTGCTGTTGCCCGAGGAGGCGGCACGCTGGAACGGTGCACGTCTGGACGCCGTCCTCCACCATGAGGTCGCCCATCTCGAGCGCGGCGACATCCTGGATCATCAGCTGGGTCGCGTGGCCCAGATGCTCTACTGGCCCAACCCACTCGTGCACGGTCTCGTGCGTCGGGCCAGGGCGGAGCGCGAGCGGGCTTGTGACGACCGCGCGCTGTCGCAGGGGCTCGCGCCCGATCACTACGCGCAGGTGCTGTTGGATCTGGTGGAACGAGCCCGCGGAGCCCGCCCTGTCCGTAGCGTGGTGGCCATGGCCCGCGGGCGGCGCTCACCTCTGAGCGAGCGCCTGCTGGCCGTGTTGGACGAGTTGCGTGACCGAAGGCCCGTGCGTCGCTCCACCGTGGCGGCGCTCACCTTGGCGTTCGGGGGACTCGGCATCGTCCTGGGGGGAGCCCGCGCATTGGCGGCGGGCCGCGTGCTCCCGGGCGACGTGCTCCGGGCGCTGTCGGCGGTCGATCCTGCAGCGCGCGCGCGCGCTGTTGCGCGACTTGGCGGGTTCTGTGGCCCCCAGGCGCAGCGCTACGCCGTCGAGCTCCTGACGGACTCGGAACCCGCCGTGCGCGAAGCGGCCGTCGGCGCGCTGTCGGACCTGGGCAGTCCCGCGGCCTTGGCCGCGAGCTTCGTAGCGCTTCGTGCGGAGGTGGATGCGCGTGCCCGTCGCGGGATGACGAGGGCGCTCGCGAGAAGCCGCTCCGATCAAGCCGAGGCGGTGCTCATGTGGGCCACACACGAAGCGGACCCGGGCACCCGCGCCGAGGCTGTGGAGGCGCTCCGCCTCCGTGGTCGTCTGCGGCCGGCGACGCTCAAGGAGTTGGCAGAGTTGCAGGTGTCCGATCCGGTGGCGGCCATCCGCGTGGCTGCGTTGCGCGCTATCGGGTGGAGCGGGCTGGAGCGCGTTCCACAGGCGTTGCAGCGGGCAGTGAGTGATCCGGACCCCGCAGTGCGTACGGCCGCGGTGGAGCTGGCCGCCGAGCACGTGGACCGCAGCGCGGCGCGCGAGGCCCTCGGCTGTCTGGCACAGGATCGCGACCCCGGCGTGCGCCGGCAGGCAAAGGCGGTACTCGGAGGGATCTGA
- a CDS encoding CBS domain-containing protein, which produces MRMRDVLGPKGQQVFTISADATLHDAIRTLVQRNIGSLMVVAGGQICGIITERDILRRAAIAPAGLREDKVRDTMTGQLLTAGMDDGMHEAMDLMTRHRVRHLPIVENGEIRGLISIGDVVLACLNAVEFENQQMHNYIHGMA; this is translated from the coding sequence ATGCGGATGCGCGATGTTCTCGGCCCCAAGGGCCAGCAGGTCTTCACGATCTCGGCTGACGCGACCCTCCACGACGCGATCCGCACCCTCGTCCAGCGCAACATCGGATCCTTGATGGTCGTCGCAGGTGGGCAGATCTGCGGGATCATCACCGAACGCGATATCCTGCGGCGCGCGGCCATCGCGCCAGCGGGGCTTCGGGAGGACAAGGTCCGGGATACCATGACCGGGCAGCTCCTGACAGCCGGCATGGACGACGGGATGCATGAGGCCATGGATCTGATGACGCGCCATCGTGTGCGCCATCTCCCCATCGTGGAGAACGGAGAGATTCGCGGACTCATCTCGATCGGGGACGTCGTGTTGGCGTGCTTGAACGCCGTGGAGTTCGAAAACCAGCAGATGCACAACTACATCCACGGGATGGCCTAG
- a CDS encoding DUF5916 domain-containing protein — translation MGGGIVRTRNENIISFGPLRACVVWILVVSAGPLAAQARQGGEASAATGSGAGVLALPTWSGSVRIDGRLDEAGWGDAPVVELPWEIQPSDNGSAPVATRCRLAHDDTHLYLGCEALDPNPGQIRAYITDRDDLDGQDRITLTIDPFGAARQAYEFSVSPLGVQGDALFDGQGLGGDDGGGRGRRDRSWDAHWSSAGRLTDGGYLVEVAIPLKSLRFPSGSGTQTWRFSITRDWPRDTALQTRNVPWDRSDACELCQAAYLVGFASIEPGANVELTPSLTGGRSDERVEQAGGLRTGDVTRSVGLNALWAISPNVVLSGTANPDFSQVEADAPQLTANARFALYFPERRPFFLEGADLFTTPLQAVFTRSIADPTAGLKLTGKAGAHSFGVLAAHDRITGLLLPGSLGSQQATLEQPSTTGVLRYRRDVGASGSIGALLTGRHGEDYANEVVGVDGYLSPLGALRVNGQLLWSRTEYPERVRKQNGQPEGAFQGRAAALTLDYGTREWRALFNLRRRGSGFRADAGFEPQGNLQQMWGFVSRQWWGEDSWFTSLRADVGGWRWDQLDPAAMQENGGWLYLEVAGPRQSRLWANPNLKREVFAGASYSFPELWFGGSTEPFAGVRLSGYGVLGGQVDVENEREGRVLEVSPGLQVRLGRRTDLRFNHSVRRLETLAGERIFHAEVSQLRTVFNFDARTFIRVVLQQRRTERSPELYVAPVEPVDRSLASQVLLSYKAGPQSVLFLGYSEGRFAEVGEDIAGTPLTLRNRSFFVKASYAWRP, via the coding sequence ATGGGCGGGGGGATTGTGCGCACTCGAAATGAAAATATTATTTCTTTTGGACCCCTCCGGGCCTGTGTGGTCTGGATCCTGGTGGTCAGTGCGGGTCCACTCGCTGCGCAGGCGCGGCAGGGAGGCGAAGCCAGCGCGGCCACAGGGAGCGGGGCGGGTGTGCTCGCCCTCCCCACGTGGAGCGGATCGGTTCGCATCGACGGTCGCCTGGACGAGGCAGGCTGGGGGGATGCACCCGTCGTCGAGCTGCCCTGGGAGATCCAACCCTCGGACAACGGGTCGGCGCCCGTGGCCACCCGCTGCCGATTGGCCCACGACGACACGCACCTCTACCTGGGATGTGAAGCGCTCGACCCCAACCCCGGACAGATCCGTGCGTACATCACCGATCGCGACGACCTCGACGGCCAGGATCGCATCACGCTCACCATCGACCCCTTCGGTGCGGCCCGACAGGCGTACGAGTTCAGCGTCTCGCCACTGGGGGTACAGGGGGATGCACTGTTCGACGGGCAGGGGTTGGGCGGCGACGACGGAGGGGGGCGCGGTCGACGTGACAGATCCTGGGACGCGCATTGGAGCTCGGCCGGCCGATTGACCGACGGCGGATACCTGGTCGAGGTGGCCATTCCCCTCAAATCGCTGCGCTTCCCCTCCGGCTCGGGGACGCAGACCTGGCGGTTTTCGATCACGCGCGACTGGCCACGCGATACTGCACTGCAGACGCGCAACGTCCCCTGGGACCGGTCGGACGCCTGCGAGTTGTGCCAGGCCGCCTATCTGGTCGGGTTCGCGTCCATTGAACCGGGCGCGAACGTGGAGCTCACCCCCTCCCTTACCGGGGGCCGCTCGGACGAGCGCGTCGAGCAAGCAGGCGGACTGCGGACCGGTGACGTGACGCGAAGCGTCGGTTTGAATGCGCTCTGGGCCATCAGTCCGAACGTGGTGCTGTCCGGCACCGCCAATCCGGACTTCTCCCAGGTGGAGGCGGACGCCCCGCAGTTGACGGCCAACGCTCGCTTCGCGCTGTACTTCCCGGAGCGCCGCCCGTTCTTCCTCGAAGGGGCGGACCTCTTCACCACGCCTCTGCAGGCCGTCTTCACCCGCTCGATCGCGGATCCCACCGCAGGGCTCAAGCTCACGGGCAAGGCGGGGGCCCACTCCTTCGGCGTGCTGGCCGCCCACGACCGGATCACCGGTCTGCTGCTCCCGGGTTCACTGGGATCGCAGCAGGCGACCTTGGAGCAGCCTTCGACGACCGGGGTTCTGCGATACCGCCGCGATGTGGGCGCCAGCGGGTCCATAGGCGCGCTGCTGACGGGGCGCCACGGTGAGGACTACGCCAATGAGGTGGTGGGCGTAGACGGGTACCTCTCCCCGCTGGGGGCACTGCGCGTGAATGGGCAACTCCTGTGGTCGCGCACCGAGTACCCCGAGCGCGTTCGGAAGCAGAATGGTCAGCCAGAGGGAGCGTTCCAGGGCCGGGCCGCCGCGCTCACGCTGGACTACGGCACTCGGGAGTGGAGGGCGCTGTTCAACCTGCGACGGCGCGGTTCCGGGTTCCGTGCCGACGCTGGCTTCGAGCCGCAGGGGAACCTGCAGCAGATGTGGGGATTCGTTTCGCGCCAGTGGTGGGGCGAGGACAGCTGGTTCACGTCCCTGCGTGCGGACGTGGGCGGTTGGCGCTGGGACCAGCTGGATCCGGCTGCCATGCAGGAGAACGGCGGCTGGCTGTACCTCGAGGTCGCGGGACCCAGGCAGAGTCGGCTGTGGGCCAACCCTAACCTCAAACGCGAAGTGTTCGCGGGGGCGAGCTACTCGTTTCCGGAGCTCTGGTTCGGCGGGTCCACCGAACCCTTCGCCGGCGTGCGTCTGTCCGGCTACGGCGTCCTCGGGGGGCAGGTCGACGTCGAGAACGAGCGGGAGGGGCGTGTCCTGGAGGTGAGCCCCGGGTTGCAGGTGCGCCTGGGCCGGCGTACGGACCTGCGCTTCAACCACTCCGTCCGTCGGCTGGAGACCCTGGCCGGGGAGCGCATCTTCCACGCGGAGGTGAGTCAACTGCGCACGGTGTTCAATTTCGACGCGCGCACCTTCATTCGGGTGGTGCTCCAGCAGCGCCGCACCGAGCGTTCACCCGAGCTCTACGTGGCACCGGTGGAGCCGGTCGACCGCAGCCTCGCCTCCCAGGTGTTGCTCTCCTACAAGGCCGGACCGCAAAGCGTGCTGTTCCTCGGGTACTCGGAGGGTCGTTTCGCCGAAGTGGGTGAGGACATCGCGGGCACGCCTCTGACGCTGCGCAACCGCTCCTTCTTCGTGAAGGCCAGCTACGCATGGCGACCTTGA
- a CDS encoding potassium transporter TrkG encodes MTPPRLLATSFLALVLFGTVGLRWLPGLYTGPRLSWLDSLFTATSAVCVTGLIVVDTATAFTPWGQAFLLLLIQLGGLGILTLTTALILVLGRRLSLSQQAVVSSGSSIAEQVDFRTLLKSVLRYTVLLEAVGAALLFMVWAPRFGLAAAWHAVFHSISAFCNAGFSTFSDSLMGFQKAPFTLTVIMLLVTLGGLGFLTLEELVRAWRLRHTRAHRRLSLHTRLVLATSAAFILFGAALFVPLEWRNSFQGLPSWARVLNGVFMSVTARTAGFNTIDYDLADDSANFVTILLMSIGGSPGSTAGGLKTTTFALLGLLAWSRLRGHGVTSWGGRSVPDGTIDRAIGLFVVALAGMILGVFLLVLFELGRTAPLGQGDAFLDFAFEAVSAFNTVGLSMGQTGGLSVAGKWLVIALMYLGRVGPLTFVAAISVARPTEGAREFRFAYEDVLVG; translated from the coding sequence ATGACTCCTCCGCGACTGCTGGCGACGTCGTTCCTGGCCCTGGTGCTGTTCGGGACCGTCGGCCTGCGCTGGCTTCCGGGCCTCTACACCGGCCCCCGCCTGTCCTGGTTGGACTCCCTCTTCACGGCCACCTCCGCCGTATGCGTGACAGGACTGATCGTCGTTGACACGGCCACCGCCTTCACGCCCTGGGGGCAGGCGTTCCTGCTGTTGCTGATCCAACTCGGCGGCCTGGGGATCCTGACCCTGACGACCGCTTTGATCCTCGTGTTGGGACGCCGCCTGTCCCTCTCCCAGCAGGCCGTGGTCTCCAGCGGCAGCTCCATCGCCGAGCAGGTCGACTTCCGGACGCTGCTCAAGAGCGTGCTTCGCTACACGGTGCTGCTGGAGGCGGTGGGCGCCGCGCTCCTGTTCATGGTCTGGGCGCCGCGCTTCGGGCTCGCCGCGGCCTGGCATGCCGTCTTCCACTCGATCAGCGCCTTCTGCAACGCGGGCTTCTCCACCTTCTCGGACTCGCTGATGGGGTTTCAGAAGGCACCGTTCACGCTCACGGTCATCATGCTGCTCGTCACGCTCGGGGGGCTGGGCTTCCTCACGCTCGAGGAACTGGTGCGCGCCTGGCGGCTCCGCCATACCCGGGCGCATCGGAGGTTATCCCTGCACACGCGCTTGGTCCTGGCTACCTCGGCGGCGTTCATCCTGTTCGGGGCGGCGTTGTTCGTGCCCCTGGAGTGGAGGAACAGCTTCCAGGGCCTGCCGTCCTGGGCTCGCGTGCTGAACGGTGTATTCATGAGCGTGACCGCGCGTACCGCCGGCTTCAACACCATCGACTACGATCTGGCGGATGACAGCGCGAACTTCGTCACCATCCTCCTGATGTCCATCGGTGGCTCACCGGGGTCGACGGCGGGGGGGCTCAAGACCACGACGTTCGCGCTCCTCGGCCTATTGGCCTGGTCGCGCCTGCGCGGACACGGGGTCACCAGTTGGGGCGGGCGCTCGGTACCGGACGGTACCATCGATCGAGCCATCGGCCTGTTCGTGGTCGCGCTGGCCGGTATGATCCTGGGGGTGTTCCTGTTGGTGCTGTTCGAGTTGGGGCGCACGGCTCCGCTAGGGCAGGGCGACGCGTTTCTCGACTTTGCCTTCGAGGCCGTCAGTGCCTTCAACACGGTGGGTCTGTCCATGGGGCAAACCGGGGGGCTCTCGGTGGCGGGCAAATGGTTGGTGATCGCGCTGATGTACCTGGGTCGGGTAGGGCCGCTCACGTTCGTGGCGGCGATTTCCGTGGCGCGCCCCACCGAAGGGGCGCGCGAGTTCCGGTTCGCCTATGAGGATGTGCTCGTCGGGTGA
- a CDS encoding amidohydrolase encodes MRRTFLATLLLALALPSLQGLSAQEQRRSRQLRRLQDEALTLVDARAKQVQEIVDMVFSFGELGMQEFETSRYLTGILEENGFTVERGVAGMPTAWVARWGSGKPVLALGSDIDGIPQSNQKPGVGYRDPILSMAPGHGEGHNSGQAVNIVAALAVKEIMERENLPGTLMLWPGIAEEQLGSKAFLVRSGVFDDVDVTLFTHVSNNFSVSWGQSGANALVSAQFRFRGETAHSAGAPWRGRSALDAVMLMAQAWEYKREHLQPAARSHYVIVEGGDQPNVVPQWATIWFYFRERDYEKVTEMYDAAKKMAEGAALMTGATVDTIMTIGSAWSGHFNKAVAEVTYDNIKRVGLPTWDEADLALARSIQRELGSEEEGLATEVGNLGGPVDMRRSLGGGSDDIGDISWNVPTVTLRFPSNVPGTPGHNWSNGIAMATPIAHKGALAGAKVQALTLLDLVMRPEVVADAWTYFRDVQTKDTKYTPFILPTDQPAIWLNADIMEQYREEMRKYYYDPSRYPTYLEQLGIEYPTIRTRAVSDGR; translated from the coding sequence ATGCGTCGTACCTTCTTGGCTACCCTGCTGCTGGCCTTGGCCCTTCCCTCCCTGCAAGGCCTGTCCGCCCAGGAACAGCGCAGGTCCCGACAGTTGCGTCGTCTCCAGGACGAGGCCCTGACGCTGGTCGATGCCCGCGCCAAGCAGGTCCAGGAGATCGTGGACATGGTCTTCTCGTTCGGCGAGCTCGGTATGCAGGAGTTCGAGACGTCGAGATACCTGACCGGCATTCTCGAGGAGAACGGCTTCACGGTGGAGCGCGGCGTCGCCGGGATGCCCACGGCCTGGGTGGCGCGCTGGGGGTCGGGCAAGCCCGTGCTGGCGCTGGGTTCCGACATCGACGGTATTCCGCAGTCGAACCAGAAACCCGGTGTCGGCTACCGGGATCCGATCCTGTCCATGGCCCCCGGGCACGGTGAAGGGCACAACTCGGGACAAGCCGTCAACATCGTGGCGGCCCTGGCGGTCAAGGAGATCATGGAGCGCGAGAACCTGCCCGGTACCCTCATGCTCTGGCCGGGAATCGCAGAAGAGCAGCTGGGGAGCAAAGCGTTCCTGGTGCGCTCCGGGGTCTTCGACGACGTCGATGTGACGTTGTTTACGCACGTTTCCAACAACTTCAGCGTCTCTTGGGGTCAGTCCGGGGCCAACGCCCTCGTCTCCGCGCAGTTCCGCTTCCGCGGTGAGACCGCACACTCGGCTGGCGCGCCCTGGCGGGGGCGCTCTGCGCTCGACGCGGTCATGCTGATGGCGCAGGCCTGGGAGTACAAGCGCGAGCATCTGCAGCCTGCGGCGCGCTCCCACTACGTCATCGTCGAGGGTGGAGATCAACCCAACGTGGTTCCCCAGTGGGCCACCATCTGGTTCTACTTCCGCGAGCGGGACTACGAGAAGGTCACCGAGATGTACGACGCGGCGAAGAAGATGGCCGAGGGGGCGGCGCTCATGACCGGCGCCACGGTCGATACCATCATGACGATCGGATCAGCCTGGAGCGGGCACTTCAACAAGGCCGTGGCCGAAGTGACCTACGACAATATCAAGCGCGTGGGTCTTCCGACCTGGGACGAGGCTGATCTTGCCCTGGCCAGGTCGATCCAACGGGAGTTGGGGAGCGAGGAGGAAGGCCTGGCCACCGAGGTCGGCAACCTGGGAGGACCCGTCGACATGCGGCGCTCTCTCGGCGGTGGCTCCGACGACATCGGAGACATCTCATGGAATGTCCCCACGGTGACGCTGCGCTTCCCCTCCAACGTACCGGGTACGCCCGGTCACAACTGGTCGAACGGCATCGCGATGGCCACGCCGATCGCGCACAAGGGTGCGCTGGCCGGTGCCAAGGTGCAGGCCCTGACGCTGTTGGACCTCGTGATGCGCCCCGAGGTGGTGGCGGATGCCTGGACCTACTTCCGCGACGTGCAGACCAAGGACACGAAGTACACGCCCTTCATCCTGCCCACCGATCAGCCGGCCATCTGGCTCAACGCGGACATCATGGAGCAGTACCGCGAAGAGATGCGCAAGTACTACTACGATCCGAGCCGCTACCCGACCTACCTGGAGCAGCTCGGCATCGAGTATCCCACCATCCGTACGCGGGCGGTGAGCGACGGGCGCTAG
- a CDS encoding acetate--CoA ligase family protein: MSHELDVLLRPRSVAVIGASRRPNSIGWQILDNLIRHGFTGPVYPINPNADSVHSIPAYASIRDVPGPVDLAVVSIPAPLVLDAARECVESGVKGLVVITAGFREIGGEGAARETALLQLLEGSGVRLVGPNCMGVLNSEAGVRMNATFAPSDPPYGPVAFMSQSGAMGLSVLDYAESFGIGLSMFVSAGNKADVSGNDLLEYWEQVDSVSLVLMYLESFGDPARFVRLGRRITRTKPIFVVKSGRTGAGARAAASHTGALAQTELATDALIAQAGAIRAQTVEELFDLASAFSNQPIPRGKRVAIVTNAGGPGIILADACETYGLDVARLQPETEALLRSRLPSEASVRNPVDMIASATAEDYEHALRCVRADPGVDATIAAFVPPLGIETVDVASAIVRASEVEPDKPVLAVLMGRQGLPAGQAELRAAGIPAYTFPESAARALGALWRYRRILDREEGEQRVFGDVDDDAVRAVLDRTERAGHRKLTEPDALAVAEAYRIPTVPWRYIEAGPSLEERIVVAADEVGYPVALKVVSPDIAHKTDVGGVALDLGNREELEHATRSMRQRVPAAVSEGTGRTPRVDGYLLQGMAPPGRETIVGLTRIPSVGLMAMFGLGGLYVEVMRDVVLRLCPLTDADAAAMLREVKLSALLDHVRGEPPRDRAALVEAVLRLAQLGERHPRIAELDVNPLISLPEGSVAVDVRVQMGD; the protein is encoded by the coding sequence ATGTCCCACGAGCTCGACGTCCTGCTCCGGCCGCGTTCGGTCGCGGTCATCGGAGCGTCACGTCGTCCCAACAGCATCGGCTGGCAGATCCTCGACAACCTGATCCGACACGGCTTCACGGGTCCGGTCTACCCGATCAATCCCAACGCCGACTCCGTTCACTCCATTCCAGCCTATGCGAGTATCCGGGACGTGCCCGGGCCCGTGGATCTCGCGGTGGTATCGATTCCTGCGCCGCTGGTGTTGGACGCAGCTCGGGAGTGCGTCGAATCCGGGGTGAAGGGCTTGGTGGTCATCACGGCTGGCTTCCGGGAGATCGGCGGGGAAGGGGCGGCGCGCGAAACGGCGCTGCTGCAGCTGTTGGAGGGAAGTGGCGTCCGCCTGGTCGGCCCCAACTGCATGGGCGTCCTGAACTCCGAGGCCGGGGTGCGCATGAACGCCACTTTCGCTCCGTCGGATCCCCCCTACGGGCCCGTGGCCTTCATGAGCCAGTCGGGCGCGATGGGGCTGAGCGTGCTCGACTACGCAGAGAGCTTCGGCATCGGGTTGTCCATGTTCGTTTCGGCGGGCAACAAGGCCGACGTGAGCGGAAACGATCTGCTCGAGTACTGGGAGCAGGTCGACTCCGTGAGCCTGGTGCTCATGTACCTGGAGAGCTTTGGCGATCCAGCCCGCTTTGTCCGCCTCGGTAGGCGCATTACCCGCACCAAGCCGATCTTCGTGGTGAAGTCGGGACGCACCGGTGCCGGTGCTCGCGCGGCGGCTTCGCATACCGGTGCGTTGGCCCAGACGGAGTTGGCCACCGACGCGCTGATCGCTCAGGCCGGAGCCATCCGGGCACAGACCGTCGAGGAGCTGTTCGATCTGGCCTCGGCCTTCTCGAACCAGCCCATCCCAAGAGGGAAACGCGTGGCGATCGTGACCAACGCGGGCGGCCCCGGGATCATCCTGGCGGATGCCTGCGAGACCTACGGACTCGATGTGGCTCGACTGCAGCCGGAGACCGAAGCGCTCTTGAGAAGCCGCCTGCCCAGCGAGGCCAGCGTGCGCAATCCCGTCGACATGATCGCCAGTGCCACGGCCGAGGACTATGAACATGCGCTGCGCTGCGTACGCGCCGACCCCGGAGTGGACGCCACCATCGCCGCGTTCGTGCCTCCGCTCGGGATCGAGACGGTGGATGTGGCCAGCGCCATCGTACGCGCCTCCGAGGTCGAGCCGGACAAGCCCGTACTGGCCGTATTGATGGGTCGCCAGGGCCTCCCGGCCGGTCAGGCGGAGCTACGGGCGGCGGGCATTCCTGCGTACACCTTCCCGGAATCCGCAGCCCGAGCCCTCGGCGCCCTCTGGCGTTACCGGCGCATTCTGGACCGGGAGGAAGGCGAGCAACGAGTCTTCGGCGATGTAGACGACGACGCGGTGCGGGCCGTGTTGGACCGCACCGAGCGCGCGGGCCATCGCAAGCTCACCGAGCCGGACGCCCTCGCGGTGGCGGAGGCCTACCGGATTCCCACGGTCCCCTGGCGCTACATCGAGGCCGGCCCGAGCCTGGAGGAGCGGATCGTGGTCGCCGCCGACGAAGTGGGCTACCCGGTCGCGCTCAAGGTGGTCAGCCCCGATATCGCCCATAAGACCGACGTGGGAGGGGTCGCATTGGACCTCGGCAATCGTGAGGAGCTCGAGCACGCCACCCGGTCGATGCGACAGAGAGTGCCCGCTGCCGTGTCCGAGGGCACGGGCAGGACACCGCGTGTGGACGGGTATCTGCTGCAGGGGATGGCGCCGCCCGGCCGCGAGACGATCGTGGGACTGACCCGGATTCCGTCGGTGGGGCTGATGGCCATGTTCGGGTTGGGCGGGCTCTACGTCGAAGTGATGCGCGACGTGGTGCTCCGCCTCTGTCCGCTCACCGACGCGGATGCCGCTGCGATGCTGCGTGAGGTGAAGCTGAGCGCGCTCCTGGACCACGTGCGTGGCGAGCCGCCGCGGGACCGAGCCGCTCTGGTCGAGGCGGTCCTGCGGCTGGCCCAGCTCGGTGAGCGGCACCCCCGCATCGCGGAGCTGGATGTCAACCCGCTCATCTCTCTCCCGGAGGGATCGGTCGCCGTCGACGTGCGGGTGCAGATGGGCGACTGA
- a CDS encoding TrkA family potassium uptake protein, whose protein sequence is MKRFVVVGLGNFGASVAEALFSIGHDVAALDRVPERVDEMAPLVSRGGVGDGTDPAVLRRLGAEDADAAVVSTGDDITASALTTLALKDLGIEEIYVKVVSHEHARLIEKIGVTETIFPERESGIRLGKRISSRSLLNYVQLGEDFSIQEMAVPTDWVGHTLRELQLPRRLRVTVVAVHDMLRGKITPVPDPDAVLTESDTLLVAGTDTDLQRAAELT, encoded by the coding sequence ATGAAACGATTCGTGGTGGTCGGACTCGGGAACTTCGGTGCTTCCGTGGCGGAAGCGCTGTTCAGCATCGGGCACGATGTGGCGGCCCTGGACCGGGTTCCCGAGCGCGTGGACGAGATGGCGCCTCTGGTCAGTCGCGGCGGGGTGGGAGACGGAACCGACCCGGCGGTGCTGCGGCGGCTCGGCGCGGAAGACGCGGACGCGGCGGTGGTGAGCACCGGTGACGACATCACAGCGAGCGCCCTGACCACGCTGGCGCTCAAGGACCTGGGCATCGAGGAGATCTACGTGAAGGTGGTCTCGCACGAGCACGCTCGACTGATCGAGAAGATCGGCGTCACGGAGACCATCTTCCCGGAGCGGGAGTCCGGGATCCGGCTGGGCAAGCGTATCTCCAGCCGCTCGTTGCTCAACTACGTGCAGCTCGGGGAGGACTTCAGCATCCAGGAGATGGCGGTCCCCACCGATTGGGTGGGCCATACTCTGCGCGAGCTGCAACTGCCCCGGCGCCTGCGTGTGACCGTCGTGGCGGTGCACGACATGTTGCGAGGCAAGATCACCCCGGTGCCGGATCCAGACGCGGTACTGACGGAGTCGGATACCCTCCTGGTCGCGGGCACGGACACGGATCTGCAGCGGGCCGCCGAGTTGACCTGA